In the Desulfovibrio sp. genome, one interval contains:
- a CDS encoding NADH-quinone oxidoreductase subunit C, protein MESLEIARLLREAFPREVLDIREHRGQVAVLLRHERILDVLVYARQQLGLMHLRSLCGVDNSRRHEQGLGAFEVVYNLYSVTQRVALRLRAQLEDPEAGIDSAVPLWPVANWLEREVFDLMGIHFKGHPDLRRILLPDDWQGHPLRKTYPVRIPLRGVPEWSGLTELRERAKEADALSWQGGDEA, encoded by the coding sequence ATGGAGTCCCTGGAGATAGCGCGTTTGCTGCGTGAGGCTTTTCCTCGGGAAGTGCTCGACATCAGGGAGCACCGAGGACAGGTGGCCGTGCTGCTGCGCCACGAGCGCATTCTTGATGTGCTCGTGTACGCCAGGCAGCAGCTTGGCCTAATGCACCTGCGCTCGCTCTGCGGGGTGGACAACAGCCGTCGTCACGAACAGGGCCTTGGTGCTTTCGAGGTTGTGTACAACCTGTACTCGGTCACGCAGCGCGTGGCCCTGCGCCTGCGCGCCCAGCTGGAAGACCCCGAGGCGGGCATTGATTCTGCCGTGCCGCTGTGGCCCGTGGCAAACTGGCTTGAGCGCGAGGTTTTTGACCTCATGGGCATACATTTCAAGGGGCACCCCGACCTGCGCCGCATTTTACTGCCTGATGACTGGCAGGGCCACCCGCTGCGCAAAACCTACCCCGTGCGCATTCCCCTGCGTGGCGTGCCAGAGTGGTCGGGCCTGACCGAGCTGCGGGAGCGCGCCAAAGAGGCCGACGCCCTGAGCTGGCAGGGAGGAGACGAGGCATGA
- a CDS encoding molybdopterin-dependent oxidoreductase has protein sequence MGSMQLVQSVCGMCTARCPISVEISDGAVGMIYGNPHSPLKGALCARGVAGKALEREAECPQTPLIRVGERGEGKWKKVSWDEAFDYVAKKIADVQQQHGKEAVLWSDRDGPFADLYRGFMRGLGSPNVCTHSTSCDLNAHHACKAVMGFGRGMAVNDFANCKHIVLQTRNIFEAINLGEARTVMQALRKGCKLTVIDIRHNVSAAKANDFLLIRPGTDYAFNLAIINTLITRNLYNKDYVDAHTTGFAELAQFVAPYTAEWAAEQCQVDAQAIVRLAQTLAAAAPHVIWHPGWMTSRYADSFQVSRTALVITALLGGLGSKGGIVPGRTPKECGKHGLKKFVDLFPAPKGLRADGLGTDNKAFDPGKGLLHKAFEAISNPPQGAAPVKAYIAWRHDPLQGYPDPDALRKRFDGLDLLVSVTFSWSDTAWYSDVVLPLSTYLSRESIIATKNGLKPQFFVRNRAIPPRYDTKADWEIISGLSKRLGLDPLVFETAEDVWRYQLEGTGLTSVDFTEKGFVSLTADPLYVELNSYAFPTGSGKVELTSEGFGKGCGVNMLPPYTPPVAPPEGAYRITFGRVAVHTQGHTMNNPLLLEQVPENTVWINSKKAKAEGLNPGDRVRVLDAAGNAMGEAGVKITPAIHPEAIFVVHGFGHDLPCESRAYHQGISDSKCLRGGLDMQDLGGGGLAMQEHFVTLQKVARASA, from the coding sequence ATGGGCAGTATGCAGTTGGTTCAGAGTGTATGCGGAATGTGCACCGCCAGGTGTCCTATTTCGGTAGAAATAAGTGACGGTGCTGTGGGTATGATTTATGGCAACCCGCACAGCCCGCTCAAGGGGGCCCTGTGCGCGCGTGGTGTTGCCGGCAAGGCGCTGGAACGCGAAGCCGAATGCCCGCAGACGCCGCTCATTCGCGTGGGTGAGCGTGGCGAGGGCAAATGGAAAAAGGTGTCGTGGGACGAGGCCTTTGACTATGTGGCCAAAAAAATTGCCGATGTGCAGCAGCAACACGGCAAGGAAGCCGTGCTGTGGTCTGACCGCGATGGCCCCTTTGCCGATCTTTACCGTGGCTTTATGCGCGGCCTTGGTTCGCCAAATGTCTGTACGCACAGCACCTCGTGCGACCTCAATGCCCACCATGCCTGCAAGGCTGTAATGGGCTTTGGGCGCGGCATGGCGGTAAACGACTTTGCCAACTGCAAGCACATTGTGCTGCAAACCCGCAATATTTTTGAGGCCATCAACCTCGGCGAAGCCAGAACCGTCATGCAGGCCCTGCGCAAGGGCTGCAAGCTGACGGTAATCGACATCCGCCACAATGTTTCGGCCGCCAAGGCCAACGATTTTTTGCTTATCCGCCCGGGTACGGACTATGCCTTCAATCTGGCCATCATCAACACGCTCATTACCCGCAATCTGTATAACAAGGATTATGTGGACGCCCACACCACGGGCTTTGCAGAGCTGGCCCAGTTTGTGGCGCCCTATACGGCAGAGTGGGCGGCAGAGCAGTGCCAGGTAGACGCGCAGGCCATTGTACGGCTCGCGCAGACGCTTGCCGCTGCGGCCCCTCATGTTATCTGGCACCCCGGCTGGATGACCTCGCGCTACGCGGATTCTTTCCAGGTTTCGCGCACAGCGCTGGTTATTACGGCCCTGCTGGGCGGCTTGGGTAGCAAGGGCGGTATTGTGCCCGGCCGTACGCCCAAGGAATGTGGCAAGCACGGCCTGAAAAAGTTTGTGGATCTCTTCCCTGCACCCAAGGGGCTGCGCGCCGATGGCCTCGGCACGGACAACAAGGCTTTTGATCCTGGTAAGGGCCTGCTGCACAAGGCTTTTGAGGCCATCAGCAACCCCCCGCAGGGCGCGGCCCCGGTCAAGGCCTACATAGCCTGGCGGCACGACCCCCTGCAGGGCTACCCCGATCCCGATGCCCTGCGCAAGCGCTTTGACGGCCTTGATCTGCTGGTGAGCGTTACCTTTTCGTGGTCAGACACTGCCTGGTACTCGGACGTGGTGCTGCCCCTTTCGACCTACCTTTCGCGCGAGAGCATCATTGCCACCAAAAATGGCCTCAAGCCGCAGTTTTTTGTGCGCAACCGTGCCATTCCGCCGCGCTATGATACAAAGGCCGACTGGGAAATCATCAGCGGGCTCTCAAAGCGTCTGGGCCTCGACCCCCTGGTCTTTGAAACGGCAGAGGATGTGTGGCGGTACCAGCTTGAGGGCACAGGCCTCACCAGCGTCGACTTTACCGAAAAAGGCTTTGTTTCGCTTACTGCCGACCCGTTGTACGTGGAGCTGAATTCTTATGCGTTTCCCACGGGATCGGGCAAGGTAGAGCTGACCAGCGAGGGCTTTGGCAAGGGGTGTGGCGTCAACATGCTGCCGCCTTACACTCCGCCCGTGGCCCCGCCCGAGGGGGCCTACCGCATCACCTTTGGGCGTGTGGCCGTGCACACTCAGGGGCACACCATGAATAATCCCCTGCTGCTCGAGCAGGTTCCCGAAAACACAGTGTGGATCAACAGCAAAAAGGCCAAGGCTGAAGGCCTCAACCCCGGCGACAGGGTGCGTGTGCTTGATGCCGCTGGCAATGCCATGGGCGAGGCCGGGGTCAAGATTACCCCTGCCATCCACCCAGAGGCCATTTTTGTGGTGCACGGTTTCGGGCACGACCTGCCTTGCGAAAGCCGGGCCTACCATCAGGGCATTTCTGACAGCAAATGCCTGCGTGGCGGCCTTGATATGCAGGATCTGGGCGGCGGCGGTCTGGCCATGCAGGAACACTTTGTCACCCTGCAAAAGGTGGCCCGTGCCAGCGCGTAA
- a CDS encoding NADH-quinone oxidoreductase subunit A, protein MPTCYNRPAVIARAFNKVAFMVRTVAGEEYLAILLLLIIALLFGVLTLFFGRFFRMRRPYREKLMPYESGNEPTAAPRTRFSIKFYYVAILFVIIDVEAIYLYTWAVEFVRLGSLGLVEMLTFMTLLILAYAYAWKKGAFEWVK, encoded by the coding sequence GTGCCGACCTGCTACAATCGCCCTGCGGTGATTGCCAGGGCATTCAACAAGGTGGCTTTTATGGTGCGCACGGTTGCCGGAGAAGAGTATCTTGCCATTTTGCTGCTGCTGATAATTGCGCTGCTGTTTGGCGTGCTCACGCTCTTTTTCGGACGGTTTTTCCGCATGCGTCGGCCCTATCGCGAAAAGCTCATGCCTTATGAATCCGGCAACGAGCCAACCGCAGCGCCCCGCACGCGCTTTTCCATCAAGTTTTATTACGTTGCCATTCTCTTTGTCATTATCGATGTGGAAGCCATCTATCTCTACACCTGGGCCGTGGAATTTGTACGCCTGGGCAGCCTTGGGCTGGTAGAAATGCTGACCTTCATGACCCTGCTCATACTGGCCTATGCCTATGCCTGGAAGAAGGGGGCCTTCGAATGGGTGAAGTAG
- a CDS encoding 4Fe-4S dicluster domain-containing protein, giving the protein MSKYIVMHNSAECIGCKACEVQCRSLHNGGPGAFFCRVLSVEQTEPKPTLGFVYTSCFHCENPWCVKACPTGAMRRRHDGIVYVEKSLCVGCKACITACPWAAPQWNAQTGKVDKCDLCRDRIDQGLKPACVTTCAMSCLHFSTPDAASQDKRQEFAEQIQRSRPSGL; this is encoded by the coding sequence ATGAGCAAATATATTGTCATGCACAATTCGGCAGAATGCATTGGCTGCAAGGCCTGCGAGGTTCAGTGCCGCAGTTTGCACAACGGCGGGCCGGGAGCCTTTTTTTGCCGTGTTCTCTCGGTAGAGCAGACAGAACCTAAGCCAACCCTTGGTTTTGTCTACACCTCGTGCTTTCACTGTGAAAATCCGTGGTGCGTCAAGGCCTGCCCCACAGGGGCCATGCGCCGCAGGCACGACGGCATAGTCTATGTGGAAAAATCTCTCTGCGTGGGGTGCAAGGCCTGCATTACCGCCTGCCCGTGGGCTGCGCCGCAGTGGAATGCCCAGACCGGCAAGGTCGACAAGTGCGACCTGTGCCGCGACCGCATTGATCAGGGCCTCAAACCCGCCTGCGTTACCACCTGCGCCATGAGCTGCCTACATTTTTCCACGCCGGATGCGGCAAGTCAGGACAAAAGGCAGGAGTTTGCCGAGCAGATCCAGCGCAGCCGGCCTTCCGGGCTTTAG
- a CDS encoding GGDEF domain-containing protein produces the protein MDIETGLDNLLQGRFDAALAEFEGCRQQPGAEKLCELARACADLSAYAAALAEGDFSVRPPRSCRNFSTHLESLHAKLKRLARQLLLFSAGYPMPAIDDMGELSEGLNFLIDQAHTCKQQVEHDQNHDVETGLMNRKAFVRGLREALQMQPGKFGVLFSCGLDNLKYVNDTHGYDCGDMYISKVVEVLRMCENESVLLARTAGNEFAVYAHGFDSEESALRFAQDNRKTLLNTTIDLPNEIVRIRASLGVAVYPSDAMTGDVLMNYASHAMFEVQNFNRGTLMRFNPEIYRAKANILSRQERLDELLEGQLIRFAFQPIVSLRDGSIYGYEALMRSTTPHFASPLDMLQLAEAQSKLPQLEHLTFRMIFDWMGEHLASLGSKKIFFNAISAQYLDVNELRNLHPCYEEISRNMVFEIIETATSEDGLARKIRELRAEVAAFIAIDDFGCAHSNALRLLNISPEILKIDSFFIRSIHKAPAAKKEFLSNILVYCRSKGILTVAEGVETHEELASVIALGFDLAQGFYLARPGFTLQDMTPSQVQEISVLAAAFGASAD, from the coding sequence ATGGACATTGAAACCGGGCTTGATAACTTGTTGCAAGGGCGCTTTGATGCTGCCCTGGCCGAGTTTGAAGGTTGCAGGCAGCAGCCGGGTGCAGAAAAGCTGTGCGAACTCGCGAGAGCGTGCGCAGATCTTTCTGCCTATGCTGCAGCACTGGCAGAAGGTGATTTTTCCGTTCGTCCGCCACGATCCTGTCGCAATTTTTCCACACACCTCGAAAGTCTGCACGCCAAGCTCAAACGCCTGGCCAGGCAGCTGCTGCTATTTAGCGCCGGTTACCCCATGCCTGCCATTGATGATATGGGTGAACTGTCGGAAGGGCTCAATTTTCTTATAGATCAGGCGCATACCTGCAAACAGCAGGTAGAGCACGACCAGAACCACGACGTTGAAACCGGCCTGATGAACCGCAAGGCCTTTGTGCGTGGCCTGCGCGAGGCCCTGCAGATGCAGCCCGGCAAATTTGGGGTGCTTTTTTCATGTGGGCTCGATAATCTCAAGTATGTTAACGATACCCACGGTTACGACTGTGGCGACATGTATATCAGCAAGGTTGTTGAAGTTCTGCGTATGTGTGAAAACGAATCGGTGCTGCTGGCGCGCACCGCGGGCAACGAATTTGCGGTCTACGCCCATGGTTTTGACAGTGAGGAGAGCGCCCTGCGTTTTGCGCAGGACAACCGCAAGACCCTGTTGAATACCACCATTGATTTACCTAATGAAATCGTGCGCATACGGGCTTCGCTAGGGGTTGCCGTGTACCCCAGCGACGCGATGACTGGTGACGTGCTAATGAACTACGCCAGCCACGCCATGTTTGAGGTGCAGAACTTCAACCGTGGCACGCTCATGCGCTTTAACCCCGAAATTTATCGCGCCAAGGCCAATATTCTCAGCAGGCAGGAGCGCCTGGACGAGCTGCTTGAGGGGCAGCTGATACGCTTTGCCTTTCAACCCATCGTTAGCCTCAGAGACGGCTCCATCTACGGTTATGAAGCCCTCATGCGCTCCACGACGCCGCATTTCGCCTCACCGCTCGATATGTTGCAGCTGGCCGAAGCCCAGTCAAAACTGCCCCAGCTTGAGCACCTGACCTTCAGGATGATTTTTGACTGGATGGGCGAGCACCTGGCATCGCTTGGCAGCAAAAAAATATTTTTCAATGCCATCTCGGCGCAGTACCTTGATGTGAACGAGCTGCGCAATCTGCATCCGTGTTACGAAGAAATCAGTCGTAATATGGTGTTTGAGATCATTGAAACAGCCACCAGTGAAGACGGCCTGGCCCGCAAAATTCGCGAGCTACGGGCAGAGGTGGCGGCCTTTATTGCCATTGACGACTTTGGCTGTGCGCATTCCAACGCATTGCGACTGTTAAATATCTCGCCCGAGATTCTCAAGATAGACAGCTTCTTTATCCGCTCCATTCACAAAGCGCCTGCAGCCAAAAAAGAATTCCTGTCCAATATTCTTGTATACTGCCGTTCCAAGGGCATACTGACTGTTGCAGAGGGTGTCGAAACCCATGAAGAGCTGGCAAGCGTCATAGCCCTGGGTTTTGATCTGGCACAGGGTTTTTATCTTGCGCGCCCGGGCTTTACCTTGCAGGATATGACTCCTTCACAGGTGCAGGAAATTTCTGTTCTCGCCGCCGCCTTTGGCGCTTCTGCCGACTGA
- a CDS encoding NADH-quinone oxidoreductase subunit B has product MGEVVTRPAAHDGQPLVVHKDGLRFFPGANAVLGPLNSLVNWGRRGSIWPVTFGLACCAIEMMATGASTHDLDRFGIIFRASPRQADCMVVAGTLSKKMAPVLRRVYDQMPEPRYVLAMGSCACSGGLFQSYAVTQGVDQIVPVDVYVPGCPPRPEALFDGFIKLQEKINKEQFRWSPWR; this is encoded by the coding sequence ATGGGTGAAGTAGTTACGCGCCCCGCAGCGCACGACGGCCAGCCCCTTGTGGTGCACAAGGACGGCCTGCGGTTTTTTCCCGGTGCCAATGCAGTGCTTGGGCCGCTCAACTCCCTGGTCAACTGGGGGCGGCGCGGTTCCATCTGGCCGGTAACCTTTGGCCTTGCCTGCTGCGCCATCGAAATGATGGCCACTGGCGCATCCACCCACGATCTTGACCGTTTTGGCATTATCTTTCGCGCCAGCCCAAGGCAGGCCGACTGCATGGTGGTGGCCGGAACCCTGAGCAAAAAAATGGCTCCGGTGCTGCGCAGGGTGTACGACCAGATGCCCGAGCCGCGCTATGTGCTTGCCATGGGCAGTTGTGCTTGCAGCGGCGGGCTTTTTCAGTCGTATGCCGTAACCCAGGGTGTGGACCAGATTGTACCGGTTGACGTGTACGTGCCGGGCTGTCCCCCGCGACCAGAGGCGCTTTTTGACGGCTTTATCAAGTTGCAGGAGAAAATTAACAAGGAGCAATTTCGATGGAGTCCCTGGAGATAG